In Sphingobacterium zeae, one genomic interval encodes:
- a CDS encoding Gfo/Idh/MocA family protein: MERKEFIRSTGLLAASAFFAQSRVFGFQADTVRVGLIGTNGMGWSNLNAILHIPGVQCTALCDVDENVLRNRVEELKKRQINVKAYVDYKDLLKAKDVDVVIIATPDHWHCLQMVDAVAAGKDVYVEKPIGNSIRECEIMVAAAKKHKRVVQVGQWQRSQQHFRDAMDFVHSGKLGKIRLVKAWAYQGWMKSVPVQPDASVPAGVHYDKWLGPAPKRAFNPNRFHFNFRWYWDYAGGLMTDWGVHMLDYALIGMKVSDPVSVMAAGGKFAYPEDAAETPDSLTTVYEFEGFNVQWEQATGIDLGPYQKNHGVAFIGNNGTLVVNREGWEVIPEKGRMDAVSFQRSQDNGLDKHMVNFVEAVRKRSAEGLNAPIEAGAHIAIFSQMGNIAYRSKKKLFWDKQKRSFNDRDADQYLAKVYHNGYNLPKV, from the coding sequence ATGGAGAGAAAAGAATTTATCCGAAGCACGGGCCTATTGGCGGCATCAGCATTTTTTGCACAGTCTAGAGTATTCGGTTTTCAAGCCGATACTGTCCGTGTGGGGCTGATTGGTACTAACGGTATGGGCTGGTCAAATTTGAATGCGATCTTGCATATACCTGGGGTGCAGTGTACAGCACTATGTGATGTCGATGAAAATGTGTTGCGGAATCGCGTGGAGGAATTAAAGAAGCGCCAGATAAATGTGAAAGCTTACGTTGATTATAAAGATCTGCTGAAAGCAAAAGACGTCGATGTTGTTATTATCGCTACGCCAGATCATTGGCATTGCCTACAAATGGTTGATGCTGTTGCTGCCGGAAAAGATGTATACGTCGAAAAACCAATTGGAAACTCCATTCGCGAATGTGAAATTATGGTTGCAGCTGCTAAAAAGCATAAACGTGTTGTTCAGGTCGGGCAATGGCAGCGAAGTCAGCAGCACTTCAGAGATGCTATGGATTTTGTCCACAGCGGAAAACTTGGAAAGATACGTCTTGTTAAGGCTTGGGCGTATCAGGGCTGGATGAAGAGTGTTCCAGTCCAACCAGATGCTTCTGTTCCAGCAGGAGTGCATTACGATAAATGGCTAGGACCTGCTCCAAAGCGAGCATTTAATCCCAATCGTTTTCATTTCAATTTTAGATGGTATTGGGATTACGCGGGTGGCTTGATGACCGATTGGGGTGTACATATGCTGGATTACGCTTTGATTGGCATGAAGGTGTCGGATCCGGTGTCTGTAATGGCTGCGGGGGGTAAATTTGCTTATCCAGAAGACGCTGCTGAAACACCAGATAGCTTAACTACGGTCTACGAGTTTGAGGGATTCAATGTGCAATGGGAGCAGGCAACAGGGATAGATTTAGGACCTTACCAGAAGAATCATGGCGTAGCATTTATTGGTAATAATGGCACCCTTGTGGTAAATCGCGAGGGATGGGAAGTTATTCCAGAAAAAGGGCGAATGGATGCTGTGTCTTTTCAACGTTCACAGGATAACGGATTGGACAAGCATATGGTAAATTTTGTTGAAGCCGTTAGAAAGAGGTCAGCAGAAGGTTTAAATGCTCCGATAGAGGCCGGTGCGCATATAGCCATTTTCTCCCAGATGGGAAATATAGCTTATAGGTCAAAAAAGAAATTATTTTGGGATAAACAAAAGCGCAGTTTTAACGATAGAGATGCAGACCAATATTTGGCAAAAGTGTATCATAATGGCTATAATCTGCCTAAGGTATAA
- a CDS encoding SusD/RagB family nutrient-binding outer membrane lipoprotein, producing the protein MKLFNKHIFLGLFSLSIMTSCQKLTEVNVNPNEATTTHPQALLTKVEWDAFRTWHGTSPLYALKMIVQTDGENANQIYNWQRGSFEQYGNLRNITKMTEEAERIGAESYLALAKFFRAYYFYNLTLTFGDVPYSDAAKGENSAIFAPKYDTQKDVLVGVLKELEEASIILKKNKNTINGDIIYGGNSGNWNKLVNSFRLKVLLTLSNKSTDLPFNAATEFSKIFTNESRITDVSGAEDGQLVFLNQEGNRYPEFNSSGYGSGMYMDSTFIQRLQDLKDPRLFVVATQTRLGKEAGKAINDFTAYEGGDPIVPYAQVNAKAVLGKLSKVHERFYQDPTAEPLVLLGCSEMQFILAEAILKGWITGDLNATYTKGVQASFKFYEKYAKNLGTYTNEAQAAKYLEQNSVSLDGASSNEQKLERILMQKYLRSFHQGGYSAYFDHLRTGYPSFRKSANVKTAYRWMYPQDEYNNNTANVSEAIKSQFGGNDNINLQAWWLK; encoded by the coding sequence ATGAAATTATTTAATAAACATATATTTCTTGGATTATTTTCTCTTTCAATCATGACTTCTTGTCAGAAATTGACTGAAGTAAATGTTAATCCAAATGAAGCGACGACAACCCACCCGCAAGCTTTATTGACGAAGGTAGAATGGGATGCTTTTCGGACCTGGCACGGTACCTCACCACTATATGCCTTGAAAATGATTGTGCAAACGGATGGTGAAAATGCGAATCAAATTTATAATTGGCAACGAGGAAGCTTTGAGCAATATGGTAATCTTCGCAATATTACCAAGATGACTGAAGAAGCTGAACGTATTGGCGCTGAAAGTTATTTGGCATTAGCAAAATTTTTCCGTGCGTATTATTTTTATAATCTTACCTTAACGTTTGGTGATGTCCCTTATTCAGATGCAGCAAAGGGTGAAAATTCTGCAATTTTTGCACCGAAATACGATACACAGAAAGACGTTTTGGTGGGGGTATTGAAGGAACTTGAGGAAGCAAGTATTATTCTGAAGAAGAACAAAAACACCATAAATGGGGATATTATTTATGGTGGAAATAGTGGTAATTGGAACAAGTTAGTCAATTCATTTCGCCTAAAAGTATTATTGACGCTTTCGAACAAATCGACTGATCTCCCATTTAATGCAGCAACAGAATTTTCAAAAATATTTACCAATGAGTCTAGAATCACTGATGTTAGTGGTGCTGAAGATGGGCAACTCGTCTTTTTGAATCAAGAGGGTAATCGTTATCCGGAGTTTAACTCTAGCGGTTATGGATCGGGAATGTATATGGATTCAACATTTATCCAACGATTGCAGGACCTGAAAGATCCGCGGTTATTTGTCGTCGCTACACAAACAAGACTGGGTAAAGAAGCGGGTAAAGCGATTAATGACTTTACGGCTTATGAAGGCGGTGATCCGATTGTTCCTTATGCACAGGTGAATGCAAAAGCTGTATTAGGTAAATTATCGAAAGTCCACGAACGATTTTATCAAGATCCCACAGCTGAGCCATTGGTCTTATTGGGCTGTTCGGAGATGCAGTTTATTTTGGCTGAAGCCATTTTGAAAGGTTGGATAACGGGCGATCTCAATGCAACGTATACCAAAGGAGTACAGGCATCGTTCAAATTTTATGAAAAATATGCGAAAAATTTAGGAACTTATACAAATGAAGCACAAGCGGCCAAATATCTTGAACAAAATTCGGTAAGTCTTGACGGAGCTAGCTCCAATGAGCAAAAGCTAGAACGTATCTTGATGCAGAAATACCTACGCTCATTTCATCAGGGGGGATACTCGGCTTATTTTGATCATTTGCGCACAGGATATCCGAGTTTCCGTAAATCTGCGAATGTGAAAACAGCCTATCGCTGGATGTATCCTCAAGATGAGTACAATAATAATACTGCGAATGTATCTGAAGCGATCAAATCACAATTTGGCGGAAATGACAATATTAATTTACAGGCTTGGTGGTTAAAATAA
- a CDS encoding LytR/AlgR family response regulator transcription factor, with protein MKIKCILIDDEPFALNILEDDLLNFEHIEVAGKFNATAEAKEYLKDHHIDLIFLDIEMPDQLGTQFIRELTPRPLVIFTTAYHQYAVEGFELNALDYLLKPISKTRLAAAVQKAEESILLRSKKPAVQDHIMVNVEYKKTRISLHEISYIEGLKDYVKIYLVDRESPLLTRSNLRGMEKILPTTDFLRVHNSFIVNKNRIEQIFQNRLILPEAALPIGKKYIKNIEQFT; from the coding sequence ATGAAGATTAAATGTATATTGATTGATGATGAACCCTTCGCGCTCAATATTCTTGAAGACGACTTATTAAATTTTGAACATATTGAGGTCGCCGGTAAATTTAATGCCACGGCCGAAGCTAAAGAATATTTAAAAGATCACCATATTGACTTGATTTTTCTTGATATCGAAATGCCCGATCAATTGGGCACGCAATTTATTCGGGAACTCACTCCTCGCCCGCTGGTTATCTTTACCACGGCCTACCACCAATATGCAGTCGAAGGTTTCGAGCTAAATGCCCTAGATTATCTCCTTAAACCGATTTCAAAGACCCGACTTGCCGCCGCAGTCCAAAAAGCGGAAGAAAGCATACTGCTCCGTTCGAAAAAACCTGCTGTACAAGATCACATTATGGTCAATGTAGAATACAAAAAGACAAGAATATCACTCCATGAGATCAGTTACATTGAAGGTTTGAAAGACTATGTAAAGATTTATCTTGTAGACCGAGAATCGCCACTTCTTACGCGTAGTAACTTACGCGGGATGGAAAAAATATTACCTACTACAGACTTTCTCCGCGTACATAATTCCTTTATTGTCAACAAAAACCGTATTGAGCAGATCTTCCAAAATAGATTAATCTTGCCCGAAGCTGCCCTTCCTATTGGTAAAAAATACATCAAAAATATTGAACAGTTTACCTAA
- a CDS encoding sensor histidine kinase has product MIGRFFRKFYLHIVIWTILLLLPFIIYLYQPDKIADFKPYSALSHLVNIVFLATHFYLHCYIVAPTYFFGRRKIFVLLIALGFATYVALNYTIVYFNPDGELAHLMKENILFVRLVIGPGIIYSLCMITSSMIFLYDEQARQKELNKQIALEKTTAELTMLKLQISPHFLFNTLNNIRWLIRKQSPDSEGTIVKLSEMLRYILYEVDGPKVELFKEIDHMRNFIDLQTLRLPIEGNVSLAIEDTVKNRLIPPLLFIHFVENAFKYGVDSKTAPQIQFQFKEIEGGIVFTSRNRILKHTETRPNEGIGLMNVHRRLQLLYPNRHDLTITKTDDGDFEVTLKLMTDED; this is encoded by the coding sequence ATGATCGGCAGATTTTTCAGAAAATTCTATTTACATATTGTCATCTGGACAATATTACTGCTCTTACCCTTTATTATCTATCTTTACCAACCGGATAAGATTGCAGATTTCAAGCCCTATTCAGCATTATCGCATTTAGTAAATATCGTATTCCTGGCTACCCATTTTTATTTACATTGTTACATTGTCGCACCGACCTATTTTTTCGGCCGTAGAAAGATCTTTGTACTATTGATAGCACTGGGATTCGCTACTTATGTAGCCCTGAATTATACCATAGTCTATTTTAACCCAGATGGAGAACTCGCTCATCTGATGAAGGAGAATATTCTTTTTGTCCGCCTGGTGATCGGTCCGGGTATTATTTATTCCCTCTGTATGATTACTTCTTCCATGATCTTTCTGTATGACGAACAGGCTAGACAAAAAGAACTCAATAAACAGATTGCACTGGAAAAAACTACGGCAGAACTAACCATGTTAAAACTTCAGATCAGCCCGCATTTCCTGTTCAATACACTCAATAATATCCGTTGGCTTATCCGCAAACAGTCTCCCGATTCCGAAGGGACTATTGTTAAGCTATCCGAAATGCTTCGGTATATCCTTTATGAAGTAGATGGCCCCAAAGTCGAGCTGTTTAAAGAAATCGATCATATGCGCAACTTCATTGATTTACAAACTCTTCGTCTTCCGATTGAAGGAAATGTAAGCCTAGCTATTGAAGATACCGTCAAAAACAGGCTCATCCCCCCTCTTCTGTTCATACATTTTGTAGAAAATGCTTTCAAGTACGGTGTGGACAGTAAAACTGCACCCCAGATACAATTTCAATTTAAGGAAATTGAAGGTGGAATTGTCTTCACATCCCGCAATAGAATCTTAAAACATACAGAAACACGTCCAAATGAAGGTATAGGACTGATGAATGTACATAGAAGATTGCAATTACTATATCCCAATCGTCATGATCTTACGATTACAAAGACCGACGATGGAGATTTTGAAGTAACACTCAAACTGATGACTGATGAAGATTAA
- a CDS encoding TonB-dependent receptor plug domain-containing protein: MKPIKLPQFRKAAQVTLAIALLNAAHVDSVWANFANETTKLEIADQAIIKGIVKDQDGKPIDGGTIINETSKQSTRTEFNGKFNLKGQVGDQIRVSSLGYKTTTITATDGDLVVVLEKDDSKLDEVVVTAIGIKQQKKQIGYATQEVKLDVLKESKTMNIGTALTGQVSGLIVNNPTGIFQAPSFQLRGKTPLIVVDGIPVESDFYDMSSQNIENINVLKGTAASSLYGSRGKNGAILITTKSAKSDRLEFSVGTSNMFSAGFTVFPESQKEFGSGSNGKYEFWDGADGGISDGDMTWGPKLNSGIKVAQWNSPIRDKQTGEVIPWWGDVSGTKYNDKSRYE, encoded by the coding sequence ATGAAACCTATTAAACTACCTCAATTTAGGAAAGCAGCTCAGGTGACCTTAGCTATTGCGTTGCTGAATGCGGCACATGTCGATAGCGTATGGGCAAACTTTGCGAATGAAACTACCAAGCTCGAAATTGCCGATCAAGCTATTATTAAAGGGATTGTTAAGGATCAGGACGGCAAACCTATTGACGGCGGCACGATCATCAATGAAACCAGCAAACAGAGTACGCGTACAGAGTTTAATGGTAAATTCAATCTGAAAGGTCAGGTTGGCGATCAAATCCGTGTTTCTTCTTTAGGGTATAAAACAACTACAATAACTGCTACAGATGGGGATCTTGTAGTGGTTTTAGAAAAAGATGATTCAAAGTTGGATGAGGTTGTTGTCACAGCAATTGGTATCAAGCAACAAAAGAAGCAAATTGGTTACGCTACCCAAGAAGTCAAATTAGACGTACTTAAAGAGTCTAAAACAATGAATATTGGTACAGCGCTAACGGGACAAGTATCTGGTCTGATCGTTAATAATCCAACGGGGATTTTTCAGGCACCATCTTTTCAATTGCGTGGTAAGACCCCACTTATTGTCGTAGATGGTATTCCTGTAGAATCTGATTTTTACGACATGTCCAGTCAAAACATTGAGAATATCAATGTATTGAAAGGAACAGCCGCTTCATCTTTATATGGATCACGCGGTAAAAATGGCGCGATCTTAATTACAACCAAAAGTGCAAAAAGTGATAGGCTGGAGTTTTCGGTTGGAACTAGTAATATGTTTTCTGCAGGATTTACGGTTTTTCCTGAATCGCAAAAGGAGTTTGGAAGTGGATCCAACGGTAAATATGAGTTTTGGGATGGTGCTGATGGGGGGATTTCAGATGGAGATATGACATGGGGACCCAAATTGAACTCCGGAATAAAGGTTGCACAATGGAACAGTCCGATTCGCGATAAGCAAACTGGTGAAGTGATTCCTTGGTGGGGTGATGTGAGTGGAACCAAGTATAATGATAAGTCACGTTACGAATGA
- a CDS encoding TonB-dependent receptor, with product MPIDWVAHNNLEDFLGTGLITENNATLSYRSEKVSIFGTGKYAYQKGQVPNTKLSTGGLNLNTSYRFTPEVQFDLNLSYNKVKSPNYPRYGYGPKNHMYTILLWMGNDVNGQELKDHLYIPGQEGYRQANYNYAWYNNPYFAANELNQVYDQDILAGQTALTWRISPEFTIKGRAAARQKNLFQDMQSPKSYMNYGDSRNGDYKNWDSKQLNFDADVLATYIKQLSDNFGVTVNAGSSTFKRDYRELYQTTDGLVVPFVYNLGNTQGPVKATNTTTEKIIRSAYASVNLNVFKSTYLNFSGRNDWSSTLSKANQSFFYPSVSLSSVISDYFKLPAQIDFVKLYSSWASVSSDLDPYSIAATYKKDVTYGSTPSVTYPAGIINPDILPQQSISLEIGASMAFFKNRLSADVTYYNVVDKNQIIDLSISQASAFTSRKVNGNKYRTKGLEISLTGNIIKNEQFSWTSTVNWSRAIQRLEEIYNNQAKYGNLKKGDRADSYYGTVWEKSADGKVILNPNTGMPIKNPFPQYLGYFQPDWQFGFANQFKFKGFHVNLDFDGSIGGVMNSTTIEKMWWGGKHPSSVLYRQEQYDAGKPVFVPDGVIVTGGELTRDVNGNITSDTRTYTSNTKAVDWQAWSQNYPYQARVTESESKLFANVFDRSFVKLRRLSVGYDVNKVFKLKQLTALNASLFGYNLAMWKKVPYIDPDFGVGNDGNLQDPSTRYIGFSLDFKF from the coding sequence GTGCCGATTGATTGGGTCGCACATAACAATTTAGAGGATTTCCTTGGAACTGGACTGATTACCGAAAATAATGCGACGTTATCGTATCGTTCGGAAAAGGTAAGCATATTTGGAACAGGGAAATATGCCTATCAAAAAGGTCAGGTGCCCAATACAAAGCTTTCTACAGGTGGGTTAAATTTGAATACCTCTTACCGTTTTACTCCTGAGGTACAATTCGATCTTAACTTATCCTATAATAAAGTGAAATCTCCAAATTATCCAAGGTATGGATATGGGCCTAAAAATCATATGTATACGATTCTGTTGTGGATGGGAAATGATGTAAATGGACAGGAATTAAAGGATCACCTCTATATTCCGGGACAGGAAGGCTATCGTCAAGCTAACTATAACTATGCTTGGTACAACAACCCTTACTTTGCGGCCAATGAGCTGAATCAGGTATACGACCAGGATATTTTGGCCGGGCAGACTGCTTTAACTTGGCGTATTTCACCCGAATTTACCATTAAAGGTCGTGCAGCAGCAAGACAAAAAAATCTATTTCAGGACATGCAAAGTCCGAAGTCTTACATGAATTATGGCGATTCACGGAATGGTGATTACAAAAACTGGGACAGCAAGCAGCTCAACTTTGATGCGGACGTCTTAGCAACTTATATTAAGCAGTTGTCTGATAATTTCGGTGTAACAGTTAATGCGGGATCTTCCACTTTCAAAAGAGATTATCGTGAGCTTTATCAAACTACTGATGGTTTAGTTGTACCATTTGTCTACAACTTAGGTAATACCCAAGGCCCAGTTAAGGCAACAAATACAACAACTGAGAAAATAATCCGAAGTGCTTATGCGTCGGTAAACTTAAATGTGTTTAAGTCCACCTATCTGAATTTTTCGGGAAGAAATGACTGGTCATCCACATTATCAAAAGCAAATCAGTCCTTCTTTTATCCATCGGTTTCACTAAGTAGTGTTATCTCCGATTATTTTAAACTGCCTGCGCAAATTGACTTTGTTAAATTGTACAGTTCCTGGGCATCGGTATCTTCTGATCTGGATCCTTATAGCATTGCTGCGACTTATAAAAAAGATGTTACCTATGGTTCGACGCCATCAGTAACTTATCCTGCAGGTATTATTAATCCTGATATCCTTCCGCAGCAGTCCATTTCTTTAGAAATTGGTGCATCTATGGCTTTCTTTAAAAATAGGCTTTCAGCTGATGTAACGTACTATAATGTTGTTGATAAAAATCAGATTATCGATTTGAGTATTTCTCAAGCATCCGCTTTTACTTCGCGTAAAGTAAATGGAAATAAATACCGTACAAAAGGATTAGAGATTTCTTTGACAGGGAATATAATTAAAAATGAACAATTTTCGTGGACGTCTACTGTAAACTGGTCTCGTGCAATTCAGCGTTTGGAAGAAATTTATAATAACCAAGCGAAATACGGTAATCTTAAAAAAGGCGATCGTGCAGACAGCTATTATGGTACTGTTTGGGAAAAATCGGCTGATGGTAAGGTTATCTTGAATCCGAATACGGGTATGCCGATCAAAAATCCATTTCCACAGTATTTAGGATACTTTCAACCGGACTGGCAATTTGGTTTTGCAAACCAGTTTAAATTTAAGGGATTTCATGTAAATCTTGATTTCGACGGATCTATTGGCGGCGTGATGAATTCGACAACCATAGAAAAAATGTGGTGGGGTGGAAAGCATCCTTCTTCGGTCTTATATCGTCAGGAACAATATGATGCTGGAAAACCAGTTTTTGTGCCAGATGGGGTGATCGTAACAGGAGGTGAGCTTACCCGCGACGTGAACGGTAATATTACTTCAGATACCCGAACGTATACTAGTAATACAAAAGCTGTTGATTGGCAGGCTTGGAGTCAAAATTATCCTTACCAGGCCAGAGTTACAGAGTCTGAAAGTAAACTGTTTGCCAATGTATTTGATCGATCATTTGTAAAACTACGTAGACTGTCGGTAGGTTATGATGTCAATAAGGTGTTTAAATTAAAACAGCTTACGGCCTTAAATGCATCACTATTTGGCTATAATTTAGCCATGTGGAAGAAAGTACCTTATATCGATCCTGATTTTGGCGTTGGAAATGATGGTAATCTTCAGGATCCTTCCACACGATATATCGGTTTTTCTCTAGATTTTAAGTTTTAA
- a CDS encoding Gfo/Idh/MocA family protein, translated as MESHKVVWGIIGCGDVTEKKSGPALNLVDNSRLMAVMRRDAAKAADYAERHQVPLWYSQAEDLLDNSDINAIYIATPPSSHLGYALAALRKGKHVYVEKPVTLNSLEAESLLEEVRARGGKLVVAHYRRALPLFLKVKELIDQSAIGELRTVQLRLWQSRTPDLVTQRAGDWRTDPSISGGGYFFDLAPHQLDLMLYLFGMPVSYDGFSLIQGEKIAVADQTTGIILFENQLVFQGSWCFNVAKENQVDRCEIIGSLGRITFSIFGNTVAVHTKSEEKEFTFDHPENIQLPMISRTVKYFTGTGPNPSPIEEALVLMKIIDNFSAIRS; from the coding sequence ATGGAAAGTCATAAAGTTGTATGGGGCATCATCGGATGTGGTGATGTCACGGAAAAAAAAAGCGGACCTGCGCTCAATCTTGTTGATAATAGTCGGCTTATGGCTGTCATGCGAAGGGATGCGGCCAAAGCTGCTGACTATGCTGAGAGACATCAAGTCCCTTTGTGGTATTCACAGGCAGAAGATTTACTTGACAATAGCGATATCAATGCGATTTATATTGCAACACCGCCGTCGTCTCATCTTGGGTATGCACTGGCTGCTTTACGTAAAGGAAAACATGTTTATGTAGAAAAGCCTGTCACTTTAAATTCACTCGAAGCTGAATCTTTACTGGAGGAAGTGAGAGCCAGGGGCGGAAAGTTGGTTGTCGCGCATTATCGAAGAGCATTGCCTCTTTTTTTAAAAGTTAAGGAACTTATTGACCAAAGTGCAATCGGCGAGTTAAGAACCGTACAACTACGTTTGTGGCAAAGCAGAACACCAGATTTGGTGACGCAGCGTGCCGGCGATTGGCGTACTGATCCTTCCATTTCCGGAGGAGGTTATTTTTTTGATTTAGCGCCTCATCAGCTGGATTTGATGCTTTATCTTTTTGGGATGCCTGTATCCTATGATGGTTTTAGTTTAATTCAGGGTGAAAAGATTGCTGTTGCGGATCAAACGACAGGGATCATTTTGTTTGAAAACCAACTTGTTTTTCAAGGAAGTTGGTGCTTCAATGTTGCCAAAGAAAATCAGGTAGACAGGTGTGAAATTATTGGAAGCCTTGGTCGCATTACTTTTTCCATTTTTGGAAATACTGTTGCTGTTCATACCAAATCAGAAGAGAAGGAATTTACATTTGACCATCCTGAAAATATTCAATTGCCGATGATTTCGCGTACAGTTAAATATTTCACGGGTACCGGGCCAAATCCATCTCCGATTGAAGAAGCATTGGTTTTGATGAAGATTATAGATAATTTTTCGGCAATAAGATCATAA
- a CDS encoding cold-shock protein: MVLKQNSTPAMFIGAVKWFDNNKGFGTIALPAGEELFVHIRRFKIPPEHIIQPGEVIVGDKKVDPKRSGYLAHNCRILKRSEDWKFVISLLDKEHTVHLPDSHGREQKHNLTSLTARQLLRIQPKDLIPKMLTANFDVDFESTIFIPYAELIDKSITGIFEREVAGDILSKVFEYFGKHVSHQILFRVWKESMFKYIGYPSEGDYEIPELVFNLNATEINYEDLTRISTYSFGKSFCTDFVNALFDDVETMDKSDLEPLLPYIEFLENEASIDKIHTLLQE, from the coding sequence ATGGTATTGAAACAAAACTCAACCCCAGCCATGTTTATCGGCGCAGTAAAATGGTTCGACAATAACAAAGGATTTGGTACGATTGCATTACCTGCCGGAGAAGAACTCTTTGTACATATACGTAGGTTTAAAATTCCTCCAGAACATATTATTCAGCCTGGAGAAGTTATCGTCGGTGATAAGAAGGTCGACCCCAAGAGGAGCGGCTATCTCGCTCATAACTGTAGGATTCTCAAAAGGTCCGAAGATTGGAAATTCGTCATTTCGCTTCTCGATAAAGAACATACAGTACACCTCCCCGACAGCCATGGTCGAGAACAAAAGCACAATTTAACCTCCTTAACAGCAAGACAACTTTTAAGAATCCAGCCCAAAGACCTTATCCCCAAAATGCTCACAGCTAATTTTGATGTTGATTTTGAGAGCACAATTTTTATTCCCTATGCCGAATTGATTGACAAAAGCATTACCGGTATTTTTGAGCGGGAAGTTGCTGGAGATATACTTTCCAAGGTATTTGAATACTTCGGAAAACATGTTTCGCATCAGATTTTATTTCGTGTATGGAAGGAAAGTATGTTTAAGTATATCGGCTATCCATCAGAAGGTGATTACGAAATTCCTGAACTTGTATTTAATTTGAATGCTACAGAAATCAATTATGAGGATCTTACCCGAATTAGTACCTACAGTTTTGGAAAATCCTTCTGTACTGATTTTGTAAATGCTTTATTTGACGACGTAGAAACAATGGATAAGAGCGACCTCGAACCTTTGCTACCTTATATTGAATTTTTGGAGAACGAGGCGTCTATTGATAAAATACATACGCTTTTGCAAGAATAG